In Arenicella chitinivorans, one genomic interval encodes:
- a CDS encoding glycoside hydrolase family 3 protein codes for MPNLKHKIAPFMRALGLSIALLLISACDDAPQVNGEVLSKFDGEKVASSSGNFDLSIWPELPIKPKEASVETKIQEIIAGMTLEQKVAQLIQPEIRDVTVEDMRRYGFGSYLNGGGAFPNNNKHATPQDWVALAEAMYQASVDDTLDGSSIPTIWGTDAVHGHNNVIGATLFPHNIGLGATNNPALIEEIAGATAREVMATGIDWVFAPTVAVVRDDRWGRTYEGYSEDPEIVRAYSAAIVKGLQGGYGESNFLDDDHVISTVKHFLGDGGTQDGVDQGNNIASEQDLFDLHAQGYVGGLSAGSQTVMASFNSWHGKKMHGHKYLLTDVLKDKMGFDGFVVGDWLGHGQIKGCSNQGCSQAINAGLDVFMAPSDAWKPLLFNTIAQVKSGEISESRINDAVSRVLRVKIRAGVFDKPSPANRALSGKLEIIGAPEHRAIARRAVRESLVLLKNNAQLLPLNPNQRVLVAGDAADNIGKQSGGWTITWQGTGNKNNDFPGGTSIFQGIEHWVSEAGGVAELSVNGDYQQKPDVAIVVFGEEPYAEGNGDIATLEYQAGNKRDLALLKKLQARGIPVVSVFISGRPLWVNPELNASDAFVAAWLPGSEGIGVADVLFRAPDGTVRYDFTGRLSFSWPARPDQTVLNRGDENYAPLLPYGFGLRYGEPSTFADNLSELRVPMPHQKAVTERVLFRKSVQLPLTGMAGRVTELQEMSSNVLEVAGLKIRTLDRELQEDARLLEFTGGDAVYALTADQPMDLTNTFGDSAVLRMQIRIGEISDSDVTLSMLCGVNCNGSVNLAPQLRALPRHEWQSIQVALSCFSEAGANLTKIDVPFQLRSRGKLELSFSEIVITNSESAISCN; via the coding sequence ATGCCGAATCTTAAACACAAAATCGCCCCCTTTATGAGAGCCTTGGGTCTCTCTATCGCACTGCTATTAATTAGTGCCTGCGATGATGCCCCTCAGGTCAACGGAGAAGTTCTATCTAAATTTGACGGCGAAAAAGTCGCTTCTAGTAGTGGTAACTTCGATCTTTCAATTTGGCCAGAGCTACCAATCAAACCGAAAGAGGCGTCGGTCGAAACCAAAATTCAAGAGATCATTGCTGGGATGACACTCGAGCAAAAAGTAGCGCAGTTGATTCAGCCTGAAATTCGCGATGTGACGGTTGAAGATATGCGGCGCTACGGCTTTGGGTCATATCTAAATGGTGGTGGCGCATTCCCCAATAATAATAAGCATGCCACGCCGCAAGATTGGGTTGCATTAGCGGAAGCCATGTATCAAGCCTCAGTGGATGATACGTTGGACGGCTCGTCAATCCCCACGATCTGGGGAACCGACGCGGTACACGGGCATAACAATGTGATCGGTGCTACGTTGTTTCCACATAATATCGGCCTAGGTGCGACAAATAACCCTGCGTTAATTGAAGAAATCGCTGGTGCGACGGCGCGTGAGGTTATGGCGACCGGCATCGATTGGGTATTCGCGCCTACGGTTGCCGTGGTGCGCGATGATCGCTGGGGGCGCACGTACGAAGGGTATTCAGAAGACCCAGAGATTGTCCGAGCCTATTCGGCTGCAATTGTTAAAGGCCTTCAGGGCGGTTATGGCGAGTCGAATTTCTTGGATGATGACCACGTGATTTCGACCGTCAAACACTTTTTGGGTGATGGTGGTACGCAAGACGGTGTCGATCAGGGCAATAATATTGCGTCAGAACAAGATCTCTTTGACTTGCATGCCCAGGGCTACGTTGGCGGTTTGAGCGCGGGTTCGCAGACAGTGATGGCGTCGTTTAATTCGTGGCATGGTAAAAAAATGCATGGCCACAAATATCTTTTGACCGATGTACTGAAAGACAAAATGGGTTTTGATGGCTTTGTCGTTGGTGATTGGCTCGGTCATGGCCAGATCAAAGGCTGTAGCAATCAAGGTTGCAGTCAGGCTATTAACGCTGGCCTCGATGTATTTATGGCACCATCGGATGCGTGGAAGCCGTTGCTGTTTAATACCATTGCGCAGGTTAAAAGCGGTGAGATTTCCGAATCCCGAATTAATGATGCCGTGAGTCGCGTATTGCGGGTCAAAATACGTGCTGGCGTGTTTGATAAGCCGAGTCCGGCAAATCGTGCATTATCTGGCAAGCTGGAAATCATTGGTGCGCCGGAACATCGTGCAATCGCACGACGCGCTGTTCGAGAGTCGTTAGTATTGTTGAAGAATAACGCGCAGCTATTGCCGCTGAATCCGAATCAGCGTGTCTTGGTCGCCGGTGATGCCGCTGACAATATTGGTAAACAGTCCGGTGGCTGGACTATCACGTGGCAAGGCACAGGCAACAAAAATAATGATTTTCCAGGCGGTACGTCGATATTTCAAGGGATTGAGCACTGGGTATCGGAAGCTGGTGGCGTGGCCGAACTTTCAGTTAACGGCGATTACCAGCAAAAACCCGATGTTGCAATTGTGGTATTTGGCGAAGAGCCCTACGCCGAGGGGAATGGCGATATTGCGACGCTTGAGTATCAGGCAGGTAACAAACGCGATTTGGCGTTGTTGAAAAAATTGCAGGCACGAGGCATTCCAGTCGTATCGGTGTTTATTTCCGGTCGACCGCTTTGGGTAAACCCGGAACTGAACGCATCGGATGCCTTTGTCGCTGCATGGTTACCTGGCAGTGAAGGTATAGGTGTGGCGGACGTGCTATTTCGAGCCCCCGATGGGACCGTGCGTTATGATTTCACAGGTAGACTGTCCTTCTCATGGCCAGCTCGTCCGGATCAAACGGTGCTTAACCGAGGCGATGAGAACTATGCCCCGCTACTGCCCTACGGGTTTGGCCTGCGGTACGGTGAACCATCAACGTTCGCGGATAACCTAAGTGAATTACGGGTCCCAATGCCCCACCAAAAAGCTGTAACAGAGCGTGTGCTATTCCGTAAATCCGTGCAATTGCCGCTGACTGGAATGGCCGGTCGTGTGACAGAGTTGCAGGAGATGAGCTCGAATGTGCTGGAAGTCGCGGGGCTAAAAATTCGGACATTGGATCGTGAACTCCAAGAAGACGCCCGCTTATTGGAGTTCACAGGCGGGGATGCTGTGTACGCATTGACTGCTGACCAGCCGATGGACTTGACGAATACGTTTGGCGATTCGGCAGTCTTGCGGATGCAGATCAGAATTGGGGAAATCTCGGATTCAGATGTTACCCTCAGTATGTTATGCGGTGTGAACTGCAACGGCAGCGTCAATCTTGCCCCGCAATTGCGCGCCTTACCTCGACATGAGTGGCAGTCAATCCAAGTAGCCTTGTCGTGCTTTAGCGAAGCTGGTGCAAACCTGACAAAAATCGATGTGCCATTCCAATTGCGGTCGCGTGGTAAGCTGGAATTATCGTTTTCTGAGATAGTGATTACCAACTCGGAATCCGCGATTTCCTGTAATTGA
- a CDS encoding glycoside hydrolase family 16 protein — protein MSNHHSMRRRATLLAVSALTLLTSGYSHAHQSEDYQYWKQSLRHEFMLLKQGWRPVWRDEFSGRKIKQRNWSHEVNCVGGGNNEKQCYTDRPENSYVKHGKLHIVAREETFSGPGRYDDDPNYDPTDQSVTLPYTSARLRTKNKFDFKYGRVEVRAKLTGGQGMWPAVWMLPTDNVYGGWPNSGEIDILEAVNLGVWPNEVHGTLHYGLAWPQWENHGQTLTTDFNPADDFHVYALEWEEGEIRWYVDGKHYQTQTAEGWYNYIWKGQTEGFDVANFNAPFDEKFHLIMNLATGGDWPGSPDTNWAEDRELVVDYVRVYQCKPRRGYWWFGHRPNKQDCATVDPDVVVNSDAGAPGVNDYLIYDDGVEPVELEHNGASVTQATNPGSWELDPGTVFLNEVVLGDERGNVLDVLFNGTGNVFLSAQNMDQAPEFDTGVQLTGGAGWTNYGEIEFKLRVLDAAADSQFVVKLDSGWPNQGQVVIDTPPSGEWQQVKVKVSDLLANPNPDGGGVNLSNIQNLFVLEYTGTNASIQIDDIRLQCAINTEPEVWQQDQLCGMSPKAAPLVPVGDTLDIYSNGITLWPIYDCCGGVVIAEINDNGDKQLQFSYDNDPNTNTVTFFQSASPADLSNFAGGTLEFDLQVLAQPGNPAADPWMMKVDCVHPCSTGDIPLNQSVEGVLPQTGVWQHYTFNINDLVARGLNLASVDAPLVIFPTWGSQDGATFRLDNVKWTKGDGAGPQLATLPVDFDDTSQIYSFSNFEGGVAEVVVNPLSNSSNVSAQVGRMLKYNGAVYAGSTLALGESIDFSQGTTITMNVLANRSVPVLFKLEGLNVELSQTYSGSGDWEQLSFDFSAVAGAGASGVTLIFDLGVAGDAAGDPGNWTFYFDDIQIGN, from the coding sequence ATGTCGAATCACCATTCGATGCGCCGTCGTGCAACCCTGCTCGCTGTCAGCGCACTAACTCTACTAACAAGTGGCTACAGTCACGCTCATCAATCCGAAGATTACCAATACTGGAAGCAAAGTCTGCGTCACGAATTTATGCTCTTGAAGCAAGGTTGGCGACCCGTCTGGCGGGATGAATTTTCTGGTCGTAAAATCAAACAGCGAAACTGGTCTCACGAAGTGAATTGTGTCGGCGGTGGTAATAATGAGAAACAGTGTTATACCGACCGCCCCGAAAACTCGTACGTGAAACACGGCAAGCTGCATATCGTGGCCCGGGAAGAAACCTTTAGCGGACCGGGACGTTATGACGACGATCCAAATTATGATCCCACGGACCAATCCGTCACGTTGCCGTATACTTCTGCGCGCCTGAGAACCAAGAATAAGTTTGACTTTAAATACGGTCGGGTTGAGGTTCGTGCCAAACTCACCGGCGGTCAGGGTATGTGGCCCGCGGTATGGATGCTGCCTACCGACAATGTCTACGGTGGATGGCCTAATAGCGGCGAGATCGACATTCTGGAAGCCGTTAACCTCGGAGTCTGGCCAAATGAAGTGCATGGCACACTGCATTACGGTCTGGCATGGCCACAATGGGAAAACCATGGCCAAACGTTGACGACCGACTTCAACCCAGCCGACGATTTTCATGTGTATGCGTTGGAATGGGAGGAAGGTGAAATCCGCTGGTACGTGGATGGCAAACATTATCAAACTCAAACGGCGGAAGGCTGGTACAACTATATTTGGAAAGGGCAAACCGAAGGGTTTGATGTCGCCAACTTTAATGCGCCGTTTGATGAAAAATTCCACTTAATTATGAATCTTGCCACTGGCGGCGACTGGCCTGGCAGCCCAGACACGAACTGGGCTGAGGACCGAGAGTTAGTGGTGGATTACGTTCGAGTCTATCAATGCAAACCGCGGCGTGGATACTGGTGGTTCGGCCACCGTCCCAACAAGCAAGATTGCGCAACCGTTGATCCGGATGTTGTGGTCAACTCCGACGCTGGTGCACCCGGCGTAAACGACTATCTAATCTATGACGATGGCGTTGAACCAGTCGAACTCGAACACAATGGTGCCAGCGTGACACAAGCCACTAACCCTGGTAGCTGGGAACTCGACCCAGGCACGGTATTTTTGAACGAAGTCGTGTTGGGCGACGAACGCGGCAACGTGCTTGATGTGCTCTTCAATGGAACCGGCAACGTGTTTTTATCCGCACAGAATATGGACCAAGCGCCCGAGTTCGACACCGGAGTACAGTTGACTGGTGGCGCCGGTTGGACCAACTATGGTGAAATTGAATTCAAACTGCGCGTGTTGGATGCCGCAGCCGACAGCCAATTCGTAGTGAAACTTGATAGCGGCTGGCCTAATCAGGGCCAGGTCGTGATCGATACCCCACCGAGCGGCGAGTGGCAGCAAGTGAAAGTAAAAGTGTCCGACTTGCTGGCCAACCCGAACCCTGACGGCGGCGGCGTTAACCTGAGCAATATTCAAAACTTGTTTGTACTCGAATACACAGGGACCAACGCCAGCATACAAATCGACGACATTCGTTTGCAATGTGCGATTAATACCGAGCCCGAAGTTTGGCAGCAAGATCAACTCTGCGGTATGTCACCTAAGGCAGCGCCACTGGTGCCTGTAGGGGACACGCTGGACATTTACAGTAATGGGATCACCTTGTGGCCGATTTACGACTGTTGTGGTGGTGTCGTAATTGCCGAGATCAACGACAATGGTGATAAGCAATTACAGTTCAGCTACGATAATGACCCCAACACGAATACGGTGACATTCTTCCAATCAGCCAGTCCTGCCGACTTGTCGAACTTTGCCGGTGGTACGCTGGAGTTCGATCTTCAGGTCTTGGCTCAACCAGGGAATCCAGCCGCAGATCCATGGATGATGAAAGTGGACTGTGTCCATCCGTGCAGTACCGGCGACATTCCATTGAATCAAAGTGTGGAAGGTGTGTTACCACAAACCGGCGTATGGCAACACTACACATTTAATATCAACGATCTCGTCGCTCGCGGCTTGAACCTGGCTTCGGTGGACGCCCCATTGGTGATCTTCCCAACTTGGGGCAGTCAGGATGGCGCAACCTTCAGGCTCGATAACGTTAAATGGACCAAGGGCGACGGTGCTGGCCCGCAATTGGCAACCCTGCCAGTCGATTTTGACGACACAAGTCAAATCTACAGCTTCTCTAACTTTGAAGGCGGTGTCGCCGAGGTGGTGGTCAACCCGCTGAGTAATAGTAGCAATGTAAGCGCACAAGTCGGCCGTATGTTGAAGTACAACGGCGCGGTGTATGCTGGTAGCACGCTAGCACTTGGCGAGTCGATTGATTTCTCACAAGGCACCACGATCACCATGAATGTGCTGGCGAATCGTTCAGTGCCGGTGTTGTTTAAACTAGAAGGGCTGAATGTCGAACTGAGTCAAACCTACTCCGGTTCTGGGGATTGGGAGCAACTGTCATTCGATTTCAGTGCTGTGGCCGGGGCCGGCGCCTCGGGCGTCACCTTAATCTTCGACCTAGGTGTCGCAGGTGATGCAGCCGGCGACCCTGGCAACTGGACGTTCTACTTCGACGATATTCAAATCGGAAACTAG
- a CDS encoding helix-turn-helix domain-containing protein, which translates to MSAPIFNIHDTLLLATAFQSLLFVVLVLTVKHERQISDYFLVGFFLAQVAIPFHILVNYGEVFKYIALNASPNYYHAFELGLWLEGPLLLWYTRSILYRDFKWSSKDYVYLLPAIGFAVYILITFYMQDTADKLLLLEQQQEGAKQPSIMGKLNGLRDILRVAFGVLCVIDVRQARRQIRDRYSNIEKIDFGWLSFLVIAFTCVRGWSVIVLIVTYFAPNLSDPIFNSLGLAGNYLTFALITTLMFFSLQRSTLFDGHITEEPAHTEEDKYKIDDALTKRIEAHMATEKPYLKHLLNLEQLANQLEMHPRTLSVTIKHHFKTNFYEFVNSYRIDEAKRVLADPSQKHKTMIEISGDCGFNSKATYNTFFKKLVGCTPTQYRSQQLEKVAAESSSA; encoded by the coding sequence ATGTCGGCTCCTATTTTCAATATTCACGATACGCTGCTGTTGGCAACGGCTTTTCAGAGCTTGTTGTTCGTGGTTTTGGTCTTGACCGTTAAGCATGAACGGCAGATCAGTGATTATTTTTTGGTCGGCTTCTTTTTGGCGCAAGTCGCGATCCCGTTTCATATCCTGGTCAACTACGGCGAAGTTTTTAAGTACATCGCGCTGAATGCATCACCAAATTATTATCATGCATTCGAGTTGGGTCTGTGGCTTGAGGGGCCGCTATTGCTGTGGTACACGCGATCGATTTTGTATCGAGACTTTAAGTGGTCAAGTAAGGACTATGTCTACTTACTGCCTGCGATCGGATTTGCCGTCTATATTTTGATCACCTTTTATATGCAGGATACGGCGGATAAACTACTGCTGTTAGAGCAGCAACAAGAGGGCGCTAAGCAGCCATCGATCATGGGTAAGCTGAATGGTTTACGCGATATTCTGCGTGTGGCATTCGGTGTTTTGTGTGTCATTGACGTGCGTCAAGCGAGACGACAGATCCGAGATCGATATTCGAATATCGAGAAAATCGATTTTGGTTGGCTCAGCTTTTTGGTGATCGCTTTCACCTGCGTGCGCGGTTGGTCGGTGATTGTGTTGATCGTCACCTACTTTGCACCAAATTTGAGTGACCCGATCTTTAATTCTCTCGGATTGGCGGGGAACTACCTCACCTTCGCATTGATCACTACGCTGATGTTCTTCAGTCTGCAACGTTCAACCTTGTTCGACGGGCATATCACCGAGGAGCCAGCGCATACGGAAGAAGACAAATATAAGATTGACGACGCCTTGACCAAACGGATTGAGGCCCATATGGCTACTGAAAAGCCGTATTTGAAGCATTTGTTGAATCTGGAACAGTTGGCGAATCAGTTGGAGATGCACCCAAGAACCTTATCGGTGACCATCAAGCATCACTTTAAGACCAACTTCTATGAGTTTGTGAATTCGTATCGAATTGACGAGGCAAAACGCGTCTTGGCGGATCCAAGCCAAAAGCATAAAACCATGATCGAAATATCAGGAGATTGCGGGTTTAACAGTAAGGCGACGTATAACACCTTTTTTAAGAAGCTGGTCGGCTGTACGCCAACGCAGTATCGAAGTCAGCAGCTCGAGAAAGTGGCCGCGGAGAGTTCAAGCGCGTAA
- a CDS encoding TonB-dependent receptor: MTSYVLNGGKTKLACAVSSALSPVSASRSAMLGMLVCGAMIAPGTTFAQSDELETLEEIVVTGYRSSLARATDLKRNASGVVDAISAEDIGVFPDTNLAESLQRITGVSIDRSRGEGSQVTVRGFGPEFNLVTLNGRQMPTHNGDNRSFDFADLASEGIAGVQVYKTGVADVPTGGIGSTINIQTARPLDAPGMKSVVSLKAVHDTSTTKGDDLTPEVSGIYSNTFADDTIGIAIAGSYQKRDNGVNTGTVGDYNNFPGTADQDWAAGTAAWGGLPRDENQINRPADSDIYAVPQSVGYEIAEFSRERINGQLALQWRPNDSVTTTLDYFYSEVDFERTFNNYSGWFNFAGVQSTYSDGPVASPLIYTEVNSATDFAMAAGRDGTRTENNSLGLNVEWQVNDKLALEFDFHSSEAERGASGNNGTASQLAIASFTRQRTTAYLNGELPILELDLTGPLSADDMIVTGSVFDNEAAKMEIQQLSAGGAYEFTDTTSIDFGVQLTEVDNRSQFSNVQRDTWGGTTQAGDIADLLTPASAADAFDQLSNGNDSRRQTQFFVFDIDALIARTEALGATQSTGGDCGTGLCPSSNFTTDRITEEDSSAAYIQVNLDRQLGDIPVRIKAGLRYEETDVVSQALVPVYASVVQQSDNEFSAIQAVDANGAVVQDFTRLTGEYDFILPNLDIRFDLTDNVVARASYSETITRPSFVDIQGGLTINSLIRVSGGNGNSGNPDLDPLESKNIDLSLEYYFGGSDYASVGYFNKDVKNFIGTAIFQDQVLFPGLIHPATGAPVTFDVTAPVNNEDSSIDGWEIAVQKTFGDSGFGVIANATIVNGDLEYEPTSLDTQFVLPGLSDSANLIGFYENDRFQARLMYNWRDDFFNGIAGSAAATPGPVNVSSFGQWDVNIRYVVSDNLTVFLEGLNITEETVRTYGRDELQVIQALQTGARYNLGVRYEF, translated from the coding sequence ATGACTTCATACGTTCTTAACGGCGGCAAGACCAAGCTTGCTTGTGCCGTTTCGTCAGCGCTGTCACCGGTCTCAGCATCGCGCTCTGCGATGTTGGGTATGCTGGTGTGTGGTGCGATGATTGCGCCAGGTACGACCTTCGCTCAATCCGACGAACTAGAAACTCTGGAAGAAATCGTCGTTACCGGCTACCGCAGTAGTTTAGCACGCGCCACTGATTTGAAGCGAAACGCCAGCGGCGTCGTTGACGCGATTTCAGCCGAAGATATCGGCGTATTCCCTGACACCAACCTCGCTGAGTCCCTGCAACGTATCACCGGTGTTTCAATCGACCGTTCACGCGGTGAAGGGAGCCAAGTTACGGTTCGTGGCTTCGGCCCTGAATTTAACCTAGTCACACTGAATGGCCGTCAAATGCCAACTCATAATGGCGATAATCGTTCATTCGATTTTGCAGATTTGGCATCCGAGGGTATTGCTGGTGTGCAAGTGTATAAAACGGGTGTTGCCGACGTACCAACTGGCGGTATTGGTTCAACCATTAATATCCAGACTGCACGTCCATTAGATGCACCAGGCATGAAGTCTGTCGTGTCTTTGAAGGCGGTACACGACACGTCCACCACAAAAGGCGACGACCTGACCCCAGAAGTTTCAGGTATTTATAGCAACACATTCGCAGATGACACGATTGGTATCGCCATTGCTGGTAGCTATCAAAAACGTGACAACGGCGTCAACACAGGCACGGTAGGTGACTACAACAACTTCCCAGGAACTGCCGACCAAGATTGGGCGGCTGGTACCGCAGCATGGGGCGGCCTACCACGCGATGAGAACCAAATTAATCGTCCAGCGGATTCGGATATCTACGCAGTACCACAAAGCGTTGGTTATGAGATCGCCGAGTTCTCGCGTGAGCGTATTAACGGTCAATTAGCTTTGCAATGGCGCCCAAATGACAGCGTCACAACCACCTTAGACTATTTCTACTCAGAAGTTGATTTTGAGCGTACCTTTAACAATTACTCCGGTTGGTTCAACTTCGCTGGCGTGCAGTCTACGTACTCCGACGGTCCGGTTGCTTCACCACTGATCTACACAGAAGTTAACTCTGCAACTGATTTCGCAATGGCTGCAGGTCGCGACGGTACTCGCACTGAGAACAACTCTCTGGGCTTGAATGTTGAATGGCAAGTTAACGATAAACTGGCGTTAGAATTTGACTTTCATAGTTCAGAAGCCGAGCGCGGTGCTAGCGGAAATAACGGTACAGCGTCGCAATTGGCGATTGCCAGTTTTACCCGTCAACGCACTACGGCGTATCTGAATGGTGAGCTGCCAATCCTTGAGTTGGACTTAACTGGACCACTTAGCGCCGACGACATGATCGTGACCGGCAGCGTGTTTGATAACGAAGCGGCCAAGATGGAGATTCAACAGCTGTCGGCTGGCGGTGCCTATGAGTTTACTGACACCACATCAATCGATTTCGGTGTGCAGCTGACTGAGGTAGACAATCGATCGCAATTTTCGAACGTACAACGCGACACCTGGGGCGGCACAACTCAAGCTGGTGACATCGCTGACCTGTTAACCCCGGCATCAGCGGCTGACGCCTTTGACCAACTCTCTAACGGAAACGATTCACGTCGTCAAACCCAGTTCTTCGTGTTTGATATCGACGCGCTGATCGCGCGCACCGAAGCACTTGGTGCCACACAGTCTACCGGCGGTGATTGCGGTACTGGTTTATGCCCTAGCAGCAACTTCACGACGGACCGTATCACCGAAGAAGATTCCTCCGCAGCATACATCCAGGTTAATCTTGATCGCCAACTTGGGGATATTCCCGTCAGAATCAAAGCTGGATTACGTTATGAGGAAACCGACGTAGTCTCGCAAGCCTTAGTTCCAGTCTATGCGTCGGTGGTGCAACAAAGCGATAACGAGTTCTCAGCGATTCAAGCAGTGGATGCCAACGGCGCGGTTGTTCAGGATTTTACCCGTCTAACCGGCGAATACGACTTTATTCTACCCAACTTGGATATCCGGTTTGATTTGACCGACAACGTTGTGGCGCGGGCGTCGTATAGCGAAACAATTACACGTCCAAGCTTTGTAGACATCCAAGGCGGCCTGACGATCAATTCTTTGATTCGTGTAAGCGGTGGTAACGGCAATTCGGGCAACCCGGACCTGGATCCACTGGAGTCTAAAAACATCGACCTGTCTCTCGAGTACTATTTCGGCGGTAGTGATTACGCGTCGGTTGGCTACTTCAATAAAGACGTTAAAAACTTTATTGGTACGGCGATTTTCCAAGACCAAGTGCTGTTTCCAGGTTTGATTCATCCTGCCACAGGCGCGCCAGTCACGTTTGACGTAACTGCCCCGGTGAACAATGAAGATTCAAGCATTGATGGTTGGGAAATTGCGGTTCAAAAGACATTTGGCGACAGTGGTTTTGGTGTAATCGCCAATGCAACGATCGTGAACGGTGATCTGGAGTATGAGCCAACGAGTCTCGACACACAGTTTGTACTTCCAGGCTTAAGCGATTCTGCGAACCTGATTGGTTTCTATGAGAACGATCGCTTCCAAGCGCGCCTGATGTACAACTGGCGTGATGACTTTTTCAATGGAATCGCCGGTTCAGCAGCGGCTACACCAGGCCCGGTGAATGTCTCATCCTTTGGTCAATGGGACGTAAATATTCGCTACGTCGTGAGTGATAACTTGACGGTCTTCTTGGAGGGTCTGAATATCACAGAAGAAACAGTACGCACCTATGGTCGTGATGAACTTCAGGTTATTCAAGCGCTGCAAACCGGCGCTCGTTACAACTTGGGCGTGCGCTACGAATTCTAA
- a CDS encoding tryptophan halogenase family protein, producing MNKVVIVGGGTAGWLTAGVLAARYQAGEHGVEVVLIESPDVATIGVGEGTWPSMRATLQSIGVSEAAFIRECDASFKQGSCFQGWRNGGDNRYYHPFSLPQGYSELNLAPFWQPQAEQISFADAVSQQSRLCELGLAPKQVSTPEFAFIQNYGYHLDAGKFADFLTRHCVSKLGVTHIRDHVVDVIPDQSGYIQEIKTQQHGELRGDMFVDCTGFSSVLIGQHYQVPMQSIQPYLFNDRALAVQLPYTDPNAPIASATLATAHSGGWIWDIGLPSRRGVGAVYASDFMRDTEAEAALMTYLSKQVGATIAQQLTPRTIKFNPGYRERFWHKNCVAIGLSAGFVEPLEASALVMVEFAAKMLAEQLPANRETMIITAKQFNEKFNYRWQRIVEFLKLHYVLSQRNDSEYWLAHRQTETVPDTLQASLDLWRYQPPWHLDTPYIDELFPAASYQYILYGMGFVTDTETRRIRQHDAMQTKAHQLFRENAQRTQQLASGLPDNRSLIEHIRQSKCATP from the coding sequence ATGAATAAAGTCGTCATCGTCGGCGGCGGCACCGCAGGCTGGTTGACCGCAGGTGTTTTAGCTGCGCGTTATCAGGCGGGCGAGCACGGTGTTGAGGTGGTTCTGATTGAATCACCGGATGTGGCCACAATCGGCGTTGGGGAAGGCACTTGGCCCTCTATGCGTGCCACACTTCAGTCAATTGGCGTGTCCGAAGCTGCGTTTATTCGAGAATGCGATGCCAGCTTTAAACAAGGTTCGTGTTTTCAAGGTTGGCGCAATGGCGGCGATAATCGTTACTATCATCCTTTCTCACTACCGCAAGGCTACAGCGAGCTTAATTTAGCGCCATTTTGGCAACCCCAAGCCGAGCAAATCAGCTTTGCCGATGCCGTTTCACAACAAAGCAGACTGTGTGAACTTGGCCTAGCACCCAAACAGGTATCGACGCCGGAATTTGCTTTTATACAGAATTACGGCTACCACCTCGACGCAGGCAAATTCGCCGATTTTTTGACACGACACTGCGTATCAAAACTTGGCGTCACCCATATTCGCGATCACGTCGTGGATGTGATACCGGACCAGAGCGGCTATATCCAAGAAATCAAAACACAGCAACACGGCGAACTACGCGGCGATATGTTCGTCGATTGTACTGGTTTCAGCAGCGTGCTCATCGGGCAGCATTATCAGGTGCCCATGCAGTCCATACAGCCGTATTTATTTAATGATCGAGCGCTGGCAGTACAGCTACCGTATACCGACCCCAACGCGCCTATTGCGTCTGCAACGCTGGCCACCGCACATTCGGGCGGTTGGATCTGGGATATTGGGTTACCTTCTCGACGCGGAGTAGGTGCGGTATATGCCAGTGACTTTATGCGCGATACCGAGGCAGAAGCGGCATTAATGACGTATCTGAGCAAACAAGTCGGTGCGACTATTGCGCAACAATTGACACCACGCACCATCAAATTTAACCCTGGTTATCGCGAACGATTCTGGCATAAGAATTGTGTCGCAATTGGACTATCTGCCGGCTTCGTTGAGCCGTTAGAAGCTTCCGCGCTGGTGATGGTGGAGTTTGCCGCCAAAATGCTGGCCGAGCAGTTACCTGCAAACCGCGAGACCATGATCATCACGGCAAAACAGTTTAATGAGAAATTTAATTATCGCTGGCAGCGTATTGTGGAGTTTCTCAAACTGCACTACGTCTTAAGCCAACGAAATGACTCGGAATATTGGTTGGCCCACCGCCAGACTGAAACAGTGCCGGACACCTTGCAAGCATCTCTCGATTTATGGCGCTACCAACCACCCTGGCATCTCGATACGCCGTATATCGATGAACTGTTCCCAGCCGCCAGTTATCAATATATTCTGTACGGTATGGGGTTTGTCACTGACACAGAAACACGCCGAATTCGACAACATGATGCGATGCAAACGAAAGCACATCAGTTGTTTCGCGAAAATGCCCAACGAACTCAACAACTCGCATCCGGCCTGCCTGACAATCGATCATTGATAGAACACATCAGGCAGTCAAAATGCGCCACACCATAA